The DNA region CGAATCCGCGTTTCTTGACGACCACGCGGTCGCCGTAATCCTGTTCGATCTCCCAGCCGTGGACGGTGTACTCGCGGACTCGCTCGCGGAACGGCGAGAGCGTCGAGCCTGCGTCCGACGCGGCCGAGGAGGAGACTGCCGTGCCGCACTGTGAGCAGAACGACGCCCTCGCGGAGAGGGAGGCTCCGCAGTCCGAACAGAAGTTCGGGGTCGACGATTCGAGGACCATACGCGAAATTCGACGCTCACACGACAAGTAACTCACGTGAAGGGGGCCGCCTCAGTCGAGTCTCGCCATCGGTTCAGTCCGACCGCCGAGAAACGCTCGCACCGTCGCGTCGACCGAGGCCCTCCGCTCTTCGAACGCGCCGTGGCCGACGCCGCCGAGTACCGCGACGCGCGCGTTCGGGATTCCGGCCGCGGTTTCCCGCAGTATCTCCTCCGGGTAGAAGTGGTCGTGCGCGCCGCCGAGGACGAGTGTCGGGGCTTCGATGTCGACGAGTCGCCGCCGCGCGTCGTGTTCCAGAGCCGCCCGACAGGAGACGACCACGTCGGACCCGACGACGGGTTGGGGGCGCACCGTCCGGTCGAGTACGCCCAGGATGGGCGGGTAGAGCATCGACCGGTAACCGGAGTACGTCACGGCGACGGCGTCGAACTGTATCTCGCGCCACTCGTCCCGCTCGCCCCACGAGAGCCACCGGCCGAGCGTCTCGGCTCCCGATTGCCCGACGTAGCAGCCACAGGACCCGAGGACGAGCCGTCGCGTCAACTCCGGGGAGTCGGCGGCGAACTGCTGGGCGACGAGTCCACCGAGCGAGCGACCCAGGATAGAGGCGGAACCGATCTCTCGGAGCGCCTCCGCGTAGTCGGCGGCCATGTCGCGCGTCGTGTGCCCCGCCGGGAGTCCGCGCGGGCGACTGAGCACCCAGACGGTGTACTCGTCGGTGAACTCGCGGAAGCGCCGCGCGAGATACTCACCGACGAGACGCGAGGAGTCACGTCCCCAGAGCGCGTCGCGAAATCCCGGAAAGACGACGAGCCGTCGCGGACCGTCGCCGACTCGGTAGTACGGCAGACGCCCGTCGAGATGGCCGT from Haloprofundus halobius includes:
- a CDS encoding alpha/beta fold hydrolase, with the translated sequence MRTRIDYGHLDGRLPYYRVGDGPRRLVVFPGFRDALWGRDSSRLVGEYLARRFREFTDEYTVWVLSRPRGLPAGHTTRDMAADYAEALREIGSASILGRSLGGLVAQQFAADSPELTRRLVLGSCGCYVGQSGAETLGRWLSWGERDEWREIQFDAVAVTYSGYRSMLYPPILGVLDRTVRPQPVVGSDVVVSCRAALEHDARRRLVDIEAPTLVLGGAHDHFYPEEILRETAAGIPNARVAVLGGVGHGAFEERRASVDATVRAFLGGRTEPMARLD